CTTGAATCCGTATTCACGGTGCAAATAATGAAGCAGCGCCTGCGTTTTTTTCTGCGCCTCATAATTGCCGTGCGCGGTTTCGATGTGAATCAGGAACGGGCCGGAACCGGGATTGTAATTTTCGAGAGAAGCGAGATCGGAAGGAACGTGGAGCTGGAAAAGTGCGGGAAGCGGCGTGCTGGTTTCGGGCGAAGCGAAAAGCAGGTGCCCGGGACCAAGCTGCGTCAAGACAAAGGCGAAAAGGGCGATAAAAGCCCCGGTTTTTCTGAAGTAGGGGGGCATAAACCTCGTCGGGACTTCGCAAATTTTCAGGCAGCCAAGCCTATCACGGTGACAAGGGAAGTGTAAACAATTTGCTGCGGAGGGCTAATAATTGCTAGAGCTTTCTAGCGGATGCCATGGGCGGAGCGGCTTACTGCGGCGGGGCCATCGAGGCCTTGATGTGCGCCTCGAGTTCTTCTTTGCGATATTCGTCTTTTCCGATCTCTCCCCTTTTCTTCAGCACTTCGATGAAGGCCTTGACGACCACGGGATCGAACTGCGTTCCGGAACAGGCGATCAGCTCATTCACGCACTCGAGGATGGGGAAAATCTTTTTGTAGCGTTCGCCCGCGGCCCTCACCGTATCGAAAGTGTCGATGACCGCGATGATGCGGGCGCCGAGCGGGATCTCATTGCCCTTCAGCTGGCTGGGATAACCTTTGCCGTTGAACCACTCGTGATGGTGCAGGACAAGCACCGCCTCTTCCTGGAGCAGCTTGATCGGCTTCAGGATTTTATAGCCGAGATAGGGATGCTGCTTCATGGCCTCATACTCCTGGAACGTGAGCTTGCCTTCCTTCAAAAGCACTTCGTCGGGAATGCACAATTTTCCGATGTCGTGGAG
This portion of the Verrucomicrobiia bacterium genome encodes:
- a CDS encoding HD-GYP domain-containing protein; this encodes RRITEVSDLAHRACLDASRALILTLDSKDKLTAGHSANTARYAAQVGELMGMTLDETEVLYHATLLHDIGKLCIPDEVLLKEGKLTFQEYEAMKQHPYLGYKILKPIKLLQEEAVLVLHHHEWFNGKGYPSQLKGNEIPLGARIIAVIDTFDTVRAAGERYKKIFPILECVNELIACSGTQFDPVVVKAFIEVLKKRGEIGKDEYRKEELEAHIKASMAPPQ